One window from the genome of Sphingomonas lacunae encodes:
- a CDS encoding acyltransferase — translation MILFRVREFASVCFYRLLSPFFGGFGRRVRIVSPLRLVGAKFMVFSDDVTLASGAYVAALTDLVLQPRLEIGRGTKIGDHSHIICAHSVTFGERVLAANRVFVTDNGHRYADVDVAIMDQRLEALAAVHIGDHSWIGENVCILGASIGRHCVIASNSVVNRDVPDYCVAAGAPAKIVRRYSPEHGQWLPTDGQGKFASDADV, via the coding sequence ATGATTCTGTTTAGAGTACGGGAATTTGCATCGGTCTGCTTTTATCGTTTGCTGAGCCCCTTTTTTGGCGGTTTCGGACGTCGTGTGCGTATCGTTTCACCCCTTCGTCTAGTCGGTGCCAAATTCATGGTATTTAGCGACGACGTGACGCTGGCTTCCGGCGCCTATGTAGCTGCGCTCACCGATTTGGTCCTCCAGCCTAGGCTTGAGATCGGACGAGGCACCAAGATTGGCGACCACAGCCATATCATTTGCGCGCATTCGGTCACTTTCGGAGAGCGCGTTTTGGCTGCGAACCGTGTTTTCGTGACCGATAATGGCCACCGATATGCCGACGTGGATGTAGCCATCATGGATCAACGCCTTGAGGCCTTGGCAGCGGTCCACATTGGCGATCATAGCTGGATTGGTGAAAATGTCTGTATTCTAGGTGCTTCGATTGGACGTCATTGCGTCATTGCTTCCAACAGCGTGGTGAACCGCGACGTTCCAGATTATTGTGTAGCTGCCGGTGCTCCAGCGAAGATTGTGCGGCGATACAGTCCGGAGCACGGCCAGTGGTTACCAACGGACGGCCAAGGCAAATTTGCGAGTGATGCAGATGTTTGA
- a CDS encoding N-acetyl sugar amidotransferase, which yields MKIAPSPSFDLTPFELPAGQRPVFYGLPPEVRFCVRCNMSNQQPMSTNEYRHTGNSRKTTMQFDADGVCDACRFNDLKRDGEIDWDERERELLDLCDQHRKNDGSYDCIVGGSGGKDSAMQSHLLKYKYGMHPLTVTWSPHLYTDIGWKNFQNWLHVGGFDNFLYTPNGKIHRLLTREATINLLHPFQPFILGQKTFVAKMAAKLNIPLIFYGEMPGEYGEKVSHKESGYSDRVEGTEGEGFSLDYQGETDLRDMLLGGRPIGEYLDQGVQLADLMSYVPITPQELSQKHIFWKYLGYYVKWVPQEAYYYAVENTGFEANPLRTEGTYSKYNSLDDKVDGFFYYTRWIKFGVGRAMMDSAQEVRNQHITREEGIALIDRYEGEYPARYESEFLDYVGMTRDEFFALCDRFRSPHLWMVEDGAWRLRHRPGLNEPIVREG from the coding sequence ATGAAAATTGCACCTTCACCATCGTTCGATCTGACGCCCTTCGAGCTGCCTGCGGGGCAGCGACCCGTATTTTACGGGCTTCCACCAGAAGTCCGCTTCTGTGTTCGCTGCAACATGTCCAACCAGCAGCCCATGTCGACGAACGAGTATCGCCATACGGGCAACTCGCGGAAAACGACGATGCAGTTCGACGCCGACGGGGTATGCGATGCATGCCGGTTCAACGACCTCAAGCGTGACGGCGAAATCGATTGGGACGAACGCGAACGCGAGTTACTTGATCTATGCGATCAGCACAGAAAGAATGACGGTAGTTATGACTGCATTGTTGGCGGCAGCGGTGGCAAGGATAGCGCAATGCAGTCGCACTTGCTCAAATACAAATATGGCATGCATCCGTTGACAGTAACCTGGTCGCCCCACCTCTATACCGATATTGGCTGGAAAAATTTCCAGAACTGGCTGCATGTTGGCGGGTTCGACAATTTTCTCTACACGCCGAATGGGAAAATACATCGGCTCCTGACGAGAGAAGCCACGATCAACCTGTTGCATCCGTTCCAGCCCTTTATTCTCGGCCAGAAGACGTTTGTCGCGAAAATGGCAGCAAAACTGAATATTCCGCTGATTTTCTATGGCGAAATGCCCGGAGAATATGGCGAGAAGGTCTCCCACAAGGAATCCGGCTACTCTGACCGGGTTGAGGGTACTGAAGGTGAAGGCTTCTCGTTGGACTATCAGGGCGAAACCGACCTGCGTGACATGCTGCTGGGTGGAAGACCGATAGGCGAGTATCTCGATCAAGGTGTTCAGCTTGCCGATCTCATGAGTTATGTGCCCATCACGCCGCAGGAGTTGTCCCAAAAACATATCTTTTGGAAATATCTGGGCTACTACGTGAAATGGGTGCCTCAGGAGGCGTACTACTACGCTGTCGAAAATACAGGATTTGAAGCCAATCCATTGCGGACTGAAGGTACATATTCGAAGTACAACAGCCTGGATGACAAGGTGGATGGCTTCTTCTACTATACACGCTGGATAAAGTTCGGTGTTGGCCGGGCAATGATGGATTCTGCGCAGGAAGTGCGCAACCAGCACATTACCCGCGAAGAGGGTATCGCGTTGATCGATCGCTATGAAGGTGAGTATCCAGCGCGCTATGAATCAGAATTCTTGGATTATGTTGGCATGACCCGCGACGAGTTTTTTGCCTTGTGCGACAGATTCCGTTCTCCGCATCTCTGGATGGTGGAGGACGGGGCTTGGAGGTTGCGGCATCGTCCAGGTCTAAATGAGCCTATCGTCCGTGAGGGGTAA
- a CDS encoding lipopolysaccharide biosynthesis protein, with amino-acid sequence MKGMNAVRGLVNASFERLVSLAGSGSGMFLIITLASNGIFILRSYAALAFMDYRQLGLMAIVQTLVLLIGTLQFGLLNGGYRVLCSADKETTQRLNNLAYTLIGLLTLAVFMFSPLLVGDSLPGSYGWIIAMGVTAGSLTLLRTWINNQLIATHRLTQVNQLTIWSGLASLLPLLMVRDYPLESSLLSFVLQPALFVIVALIWFDDLRPKSFSLDLSLFKQVMKTGILIFLSGVLLQVNVQIERFYVVRFIGVEALGHLYISILFVSLFTIIPNALQSIFVPRIVRQYESGEGIGVNASMASILLYSIIYCLAGAVGLYAFGDLVVSLLSPKYAADLYYVKLLYPGIALFTVASSLAIVCNITLRYWPYIAAFGLGSLATGLAFGYAVAAPLTLDLAQVTMVKTSAYLLTGAGLWIGYLHIAGQMPQLRLRLVRPKPGRRGE; translated from the coding sequence ATGAAAGGCATGAATGCAGTCCGCGGACTGGTGAATGCATCCTTTGAGAGGCTTGTCTCGCTTGCAGGCAGCGGCTCTGGCATGTTCCTGATCATCACCCTAGCCAGTAACGGCATTTTTATCCTGCGAAGCTATGCCGCTCTGGCCTTCATGGATTATCGGCAATTAGGGTTGATGGCTATCGTCCAGACACTTGTGCTGCTGATTGGCACACTGCAATTTGGGTTGTTGAACGGCGGTTACCGTGTTTTGTGCTCGGCCGACAAGGAAACTACCCAGCGCCTCAATAATCTCGCATATACGCTGATCGGCCTGCTCACGCTGGCCGTGTTCATGTTTTCGCCACTGTTAGTCGGAGACTCTTTGCCGGGCAGCTATGGTTGGATTATCGCGATGGGCGTCACTGCTGGATCGCTCACCTTGTTGCGCACTTGGATCAACAATCAGCTGATTGCAACCCATCGGCTCACTCAAGTCAATCAACTGACCATCTGGTCGGGTCTGGCATCGTTGCTGCCACTGTTGATGGTCAGGGATTATCCCCTAGAATCGTCACTGCTTTCGTTCGTTCTGCAACCAGCCCTGTTTGTCATCGTGGCCCTCATATGGTTTGATGATCTTCGTCCTAAGTCTTTTTCTCTCGATTTGTCGCTGTTCAAACAGGTCATGAAAACTGGAATTTTGATTTTTCTGTCGGGTGTGTTGTTACAGGTAAATGTACAAATTGAGCGTTTCTATGTAGTTAGATTTATTGGCGTTGAGGCGCTGGGTCATTTGTATATTTCGATCTTGTTTGTCAGCCTATTTACTATTATTCCCAACGCCTTGCAGTCAATTTTCGTTCCCAGGATTGTGCGACAGTATGAGTCAGGAGAAGGTATCGGCGTCAACGCTTCGATGGCTTCGATTTTGTTATATTCGATAATTTACTGTCTGGCCGGAGCCGTCGGGCTTTACGCCTTTGGAGATCTTGTTGTCTCGCTGCTTTCGCCCAAATATGCGGCTGACCTATATTACGTCAAGCTGCTGTACCCTGGCATTGCCCTGTTCACGGTGGCCTCTTCATTGGCCATTGTATGCAATATTACCCTGAGGTATTGGCCTTATATAGCCGCCTTCGGCTTGGGTTCATTGGCCACTGGGTTGGCGTTTGGCTATGCGGTGGCGGCCCCGCTTACATTGGATCTTGCGCAAGTGACGATGGTGAAAACGTCTGCCTATCTGTTGACCGGTGCCGGGCTTTGGATCGGGTATCTGCATATTGCCGGACAAATGCCGCAACTCAGGTTGCGTTTGGTGCGACCCAAACCGGGAAGGCGCGGCGAATGA
- the hisF gene encoding imidazole glycerol phosphate synthase subunit HisF, producing MSLSSVRGNCRLIARLDVKGANLIKGIHFEGIRVIGCPEEHARRYYEAGADELIYMDTVASLYGRNNLMDVVASTVEHVFVPLCVGGGLRSESDVQQVLRAGADKVAINSAATQNPELITAIANRFGAQCMVLNIEAKKVGGDRWEAFCDNGREPTGRDVVSWAEQGVALGAGEILLTSIDRDGTGKGLDLRLIRAISDRVNVPVIASGGVGSCQDIVEGFEAGCEAIAIGYGLHFKKFTFQDARDAALGASMPVRHFAHKVEYV from the coding sequence ATGAGCCTATCGTCCGTGAGGGGTAACTGTCGCCTTATCGCCCGGCTTGATGTGAAGGGTGCCAATCTAATCAAGGGGATACATTTTGAGGGCATCCGTGTCATTGGGTGCCCTGAAGAGCATGCTCGGCGATATTATGAGGCGGGCGCTGACGAACTGATTTACATGGACACTGTCGCAAGCCTTTATGGCCGCAACAATCTTATGGATGTCGTCGCATCGACCGTGGAACATGTCTTTGTTCCGCTTTGCGTCGGGGGCGGTCTTCGATCAGAGAGCGATGTCCAGCAGGTGTTGCGGGCGGGCGCTGACAAGGTTGCAATCAATTCTGCAGCAACTCAAAATCCTGAACTAATTACGGCAATTGCAAATCGGTTTGGTGCCCAGTGCATGGTTCTGAATATAGAAGCGAAGAAAGTCGGCGGTGACCGGTGGGAAGCCTTTTGCGACAATGGACGAGAGCCAACCGGTCGCGATGTCGTTAGCTGGGCTGAGCAAGGCGTCGCGCTTGGGGCTGGTGAAATCTTGTTGACGAGTATTGACCGTGACGGAACAGGTAAAGGGCTGGACCTCAGGCTGATTAGGGCGATTTCCGATCGCGTTAATGTGCCCGTCATTGCCAGCGGGGGTGTCGGATCTTGCCAAGATATCGTTGAAGGCTTTGAAGCCGGCTGTGAGGCTATTGCAATTGGCTATGGCCTGCATTTCAAGAAGTTCACTTTCCAAGATGCACGGGATGCAGCGCTGGGTGCCAGCATGCCGGTTCGGCATTTTGCCCACAAGGTCGAATATGTCTGA
- the hisH gene encoding imidazole glycerol phosphate synthase subunit HisH, producing the protein MSDVSIIDYGASNMLSLYRSVAKAGGKPVVLSDPSKLSNAERVIIPGVGAFKTCSDAFTSMGWKYALADYLTCERPLLGVCVGMQLMFDFSLEFGRHPGLGLFSGHVERIPNFSESRGRRVPHVGWSTLHKPANRTDWAGTLLQDTVVGQDSVYFVHSFACQPSDPACKLAVVDYHGFEICAAVESDNITAFQFHPEKSGEVGLRMLSRFLG; encoded by the coding sequence ATGTCTGACGTCAGCATTATAGACTATGGCGCTAGCAACATGCTCAGTCTGTACCGGTCGGTAGCGAAAGCTGGCGGTAAACCCGTGGTCTTGTCAGATCCATCCAAACTCAGTAACGCTGAAAGGGTTATAATTCCTGGGGTGGGCGCCTTTAAGACGTGCAGCGATGCCTTCACGTCAATGGGTTGGAAGTACGCATTGGCGGACTATCTGACATGCGAAAGACCGTTGCTCGGCGTATGCGTTGGCATGCAGTTAATGTTTGATTTTAGCCTTGAATTTGGTCGGCACCCTGGCCTAGGACTGTTTAGTGGACATGTGGAGAGAATTCCGAACTTTAGTGAAAGCCGGGGTCGTCGCGTTCCTCATGTGGGCTGGAGCACGCTGCACAAGCCGGCCAATCGTACTGACTGGGCTGGTACGCTTCTTCAGGACACCGTTGTTGGCCAAGATTCTGTCTACTTCGTTCATTCATTTGCCTGTCAACCGTCGGACCCAGCCTGTAAATTGGCTGTTGTCGATTATCATGGGTTTGAGATTTGTGCGGCCGTTGAGAGCGACAACATTACTGCTTTCCAGTTTCATCCCGAGAAGAGCGGGGAAGTTGGCTTGCGGATGTTGTCGCGTTTCCTTGGGTAA